One segment of Streptomyces sp. NBC_01463 DNA contains the following:
- a CDS encoding MFS transporter: protein MTSSTTPSTAVAGAAGQVARHPGIILAIIVSCQMMVVVDTTAMTVALPQIQADLGFSATGLSWVLNAYVLAYGGLLLFGGRLGDIFGRRNTFVAGILLFTVCSLLGGFAVNDWQLLAARAVQGVGAAFAAPGAMSLLITNFEEGNARNKALAVYSTLAGLGMALGMILSGILTEWASWRWVLFINVPIGIAAVVLTPKFITSPAKHPGRVDVVGAFTATVGLTALVYGLIRGESEGWSDAVAIGSLVAAFVLLAGFLVTQFRIKNPIMPMRLLASRLRGAGYAVMLLVLACNFSVFYFVPQFLQEVLGFSALKAGLGFLPMGLAMFAMSRATPKLLPKFGPRRLILAGLVLILAGVLWLSSLDAGTSYAAGLLLPLVLVGVGIGTFLMPLTALILGGVAPRDSGVAAGILQTMQQIGGALGLAVLVTVYGARADDATTGPAATTAMADGIGNALLVGSGFVVVALILVATLIKTKPRA, encoded by the coding sequence TTGACTTCCTCCACGACTCCCTCCACTGCGGTGGCGGGTGCCGCCGGGCAGGTGGCGCGGCACCCCGGCATCATCCTCGCCATCATCGTGTCCTGTCAGATGATGGTGGTCGTCGACACCACCGCCATGACCGTCGCACTCCCGCAGATCCAGGCCGACCTGGGCTTCTCGGCCACCGGTCTCTCCTGGGTCCTCAACGCCTACGTGCTCGCCTACGGAGGCCTGCTGCTCTTCGGCGGCCGGCTCGGTGACATCTTCGGGCGCCGCAACACCTTCGTGGCGGGCATCCTCCTGTTCACCGTCTGCTCGCTGCTCGGCGGGTTCGCCGTGAACGACTGGCAGCTGCTCGCCGCCCGTGCGGTGCAGGGCGTCGGTGCGGCATTCGCGGCGCCAGGTGCGATGTCCCTGCTCATCACGAACTTCGAAGAGGGAAACGCGCGGAACAAGGCTCTTGCCGTCTATTCGACCCTGGCGGGCCTCGGTATGGCGCTGGGAATGATCCTCAGCGGCATCCTGACCGAATGGGCTTCCTGGCGCTGGGTCCTCTTCATCAATGTGCCGATCGGTATCGCAGCGGTCGTCCTCACACCGAAATTCATCACTTCGCCCGCCAAGCACCCCGGGCGTGTCGACGTGGTGGGGGCATTCACCGCGACCGTGGGTCTCACCGCACTCGTGTACGGACTGATCCGGGGCGAGTCCGAGGGTTGGTCCGACGCGGTGGCCATCGGGTCGCTCGTGGCCGCTTTCGTCCTCCTGGCCGGCTTCCTCGTCACACAGTTCCGCATCAAGAATCCCATCATGCCGATGCGGCTGCTTGCCAGCCGTCTCCGTGGTGCCGGATATGCGGTCATGCTGTTGGTGCTCGCCTGCAATTTCAGCGTGTTCTATTTCGTTCCGCAATTCCTTCAGGAAGTTCTCGGATTCAGTGCGCTGAAGGCGGGACTCGGGTTCCTCCCGATGGGTCTGGCCATGTTCGCCATGTCCCGGGCCACCCCGAAGCTGCTCCCCAAGTTCGGCCCCCGCCGGCTCATCCTCGCCGGGCTCGTACTGATCCTCGCCGGGGTGCTCTGGCTCTCCTCGCTCGACGCCGGCACCTCGTACGCGGCCGGGCTGCTGCTGCCGTTGGTCCTGGTCGGCGTCGGTATCGGCACCTTCCTCATGCCGCTGACCGCGCTGATCCTCGGCGGAGTCGCACCGCGCGACTCCGGCGTGGCGGCCGGCATCCTGCAGACGATGCAGCAGATCGGCGGCGCCCTCGGGCTCGCCGTGCTCGTCACCGTGTACGGCGCCAGGGCCGATGACGCCACGACCGGTCCGGCGGCCACGACCGCGATGGCCGACGGAATCGGGAACGCGCTCCTCGTCGGCAGTGGATTCGTCGTGGTGGCTTTGATCCTGGTGGCCACACTGATCAAGACGAAGCCGCGCGCATAG